ATCCAATTGAATCCCAGTTTCCCAGTCGCGTCCGCTgctatgcgtgtgtgtgtgtgtgcgtgcgtgcccATGTccctgcatgtgtgtgtgtgagtgagatCGGGAAGAAGTTgtgtgctgctgttgttgttgctgttgctgtcggATTTGCCGTTGCCatcgtttgttgtttgtgcaTTTTCCATTGTCGGGCGACGCAACAGAAggaaaaaattacaaattaaaaatagagAGCAAGAGCGAGAGGGAAGGAGTGGTGTGGAGTGGAAAAGGGCGGTAAAAGGGCAGAAATTTGGAGCACGGGAAATCCGAGTCGCTGAAGATGTTCtcgaagaagaaaaagaaaccgCTGATCTCGATGCCCAGCAATTTTGAGCATCGTGTGCACACGGGCTTCGACAAGCGGGAGAACAAATATGTTGGCCTGCCCCTCCAATGGGCGTCCATTGTGGGCAACAATCAGATACTCAAGTCCTCCAACCGCCCGCTGCCACTGGTCGATCCCTCGGAGATTACGCCCACCGAGATTCTCGATCTGAAGACCATTGTGCGTCCgcatcacaacaacaacaaggcgGACACCACCTCgctcaacagcagcagcaccatgaTGATGGGCTCAATGGCGCCGATGAATCCGATGGCACCTGGCGCACACCCAATGATGAGCCATGGCCCCGGAATGATGATGCCACCCGAGACGGGCGGCATAGTCCTCCCGAAGACCTCTCACGTGGCCAGATCCAATTCGCTGCGGAGCTCCAGTCCGCCGCGAGTGCGACGGGTGGCCAATGTGCCGCCATCGGtgccggaggaggagggaCCACCGACAGCTGGAACACCGGGAGCAGGTGGAGCTACTAGCGGTGGCTTTAAGCCACCCGGTGCCCATCCCTCCCTGCTCTATAACAGTCAGCATGCGCACGCGAATGGAGCAACAGGACCACTGGCCGTGCGCACGGATCAAACCAACCTGCAGCAGTATCGCAGCAATCTGGCCCCGCCATCCGGCGGCTCCATGccccagcaacagcagactTCGCCCGTGGGCTCGGTGGCCAGTGGCACGCGATCCAATCACTCGCACACGAACAATGGCAACACCGGCGGCAGCTATCCTCCCATGTATCCCACaaaccatcagcagcagcaacagcaggccaAACAGGGTGGCGATCAGAACCAAAATCCTCTGCATCCGCAtgcacatccgcatccgcaccaTCACCAACACCTGGCCAAGTCGGCTTCCAGGGCATCCAGTTCCAGCGGGGGAGCGAGCAGTGCTGCCCAGCAGGCGAGCGGCGCCAGTGGAGGAGCGGCGGGTCAGCCCAAG
This Drosophila simulans strain w501 chromosome X, Prin_Dsim_3.1, whole genome shotgun sequence DNA region includes the following protein-coding sequences:
- the LOC6726149 gene encoding serine/threonine-protein kinase PAK mbt, translated to MFSKKKKKPLISMPSNFEHRVHTGFDKRENKYVGLPLQWASIVGNNQILKSSNRPLPLVDPSEITPTEILDLKTIVRPHHNNNKADTTSLNSSSTMMMGSMAPMNPMAPGAHPMMSHGPGMMMPPETGGIVLPKTSHVARSNSLRSSSPPRVRRVANVPPSVPEEEGPPTAGTPGAGGATSGGFKPPGAHPSLLYNSQHAHANGATGPLAVRTDQTNLQQYRSNLAPPSGGSMPQQQQTSPVGSVASGTRSNHSHTNNGNTGGSYPPMYPTNHQQQQQQAKQGGDQNQNPLHPHAHPHPHHHQHLAKSASRASSSSGGASSAAQQASGASGGAAGQPKQDQRLTHEQFRAALQMVVSAGDPRENLDHFNKIGEGSTGTVCIATDKSTGRQVAVKKMDLRKQQRRELLFNEVVIMRDYHHPNIVETYSSFLVNDELWVVMEYLEGGALTDIVTHSRMDEEQIATVCKQCLKALAYLHSQGVIHRDIKSDSILLAADGRVKLSDFGFCAQVSQELPKRKSLVGTPYWMSPEVISRLPYGPEVDIWSLGIMVIEMVDGEPPFFNEPPLQAMRRIRDMQPPNLKNAHKVSPRLQSFLDRMLVRDPAQRATAAELLAHPFLRQAGPPSLLVPLMRNARHHP